A single window of Methanothermobacter marburgensis str. Marburg DNA harbors:
- the pscS gene encoding O-phospho-L-seryl-tRNA:Cys-tRNA synthase, producing the protein MECADYGITRALERDNLNLNPLQRGGVLPAAARKALYEFGDGYSVCDYCAGRLDQVTRPAVNSFLDDLADFIDADAVRTVHGAREGKFAVMHALCEAGDTIVADGNAHYTTHLAAERNNLEIVEVPSTGYPDYEIKPEAYREVLEDVADRVDVKLAVLTHVDGNYGNLTDAEEVARICRKMGVPLLLNCAYSMGRLPVKLREIGADFVVGSGHKSMAASGPIGVLGMRSEWEDTLLRRSGRHEKKEIEMLGCTSRGAPLATLMASLPHVVERVSRWDDEIKKTRKLVSELEEMGGIRQIGKRPKEHDLVRFETPVFHDIASSHPRKGFFLYEELKKRRIVGIRRGQTKWFKCSVYGMTDGQVQYVIDSFREIIEKNRN; encoded by the coding sequence ATGGAATGCGCTGATTATGGTATTACAAGGGCACTTGAGAGGGACAACCTCAACCTCAACCCCCTCCAGAGGGGCGGTGTTTTACCTGCAGCCGCCAGGAAGGCCCTCTATGAATTTGGGGATGGCTACAGTGTCTGTGATTACTGCGCTGGAAGACTGGACCAGGTTACAAGGCCGGCTGTGAACAGTTTCCTTGATGACCTTGCAGATTTCATAGACGCCGATGCTGTCAGGACTGTTCACGGGGCAAGGGAGGGTAAATTTGCGGTGATGCACGCCCTCTGCGAGGCTGGTGACACCATCGTTGCAGATGGAAACGCACACTACACAACACACCTCGCTGCAGAGAGAAACAACCTTGAGATTGTTGAGGTCCCATCAACAGGATACCCTGACTATGAGATAAAACCTGAGGCCTACAGGGAGGTCCTTGAGGATGTCGCTGACAGGGTTGATGTTAAACTTGCAGTTCTAACACATGTGGATGGTAATTACGGTAACCTCACCGATGCAGAGGAGGTAGCCAGGATATGCAGAAAGATGGGTGTCCCACTTCTCCTGAACTGCGCCTATTCCATGGGGCGCCTCCCTGTTAAACTCAGAGAAATCGGAGCGGACTTTGTTGTTGGAAGCGGGCACAAGAGCATGGCGGCCTCTGGACCGATAGGTGTTCTTGGGATGAGGTCTGAATGGGAGGACACCCTTCTCAGAAGGTCAGGGAGGCATGAGAAGAAGGAGATTGAGATGCTGGGCTGCACATCACGTGGAGCACCACTTGCCACCCTCATGGCTTCCCTTCCACACGTTGTGGAGAGGGTTTCCAGGTGGGACGATGAGATTAAAAAAACCCGGAAACTTGTCTCTGAACTCGAGGAAATGGGGGGTATAAGGCAGATTGGTAAGAGGCCCAAGGAACACGACCTTGTGAGGTTTGAAACCCCCGTATTCCACGATATCGCATCTTCACATCCCAGGAAGGGGTTCTTCCTCTACGAGGAACTTAAGAAGAGGAGGATTGTGGGTATAAGAAGGGGTCAGACCAAGTGGTTCAAGTGCAGTGTCTATGGGATGACAGATGGGCAGGTTCAGTATGTCATTGACTCCTTCAGGGAGATCATCGAAAAAAACAGGAATTAA
- a CDS encoding TetR/AcrR family transcriptional regulator, with amino-acid sequence MAPTSRRERERQKRQMQIIRAAEKAFFERGYDNVTMDEIAERAEVNKALLYYYFKNKEALFFAVNLYGVRILHKMYSECSELETDGYGKVKAMVDALYRFSKEHPDYFRIYCYSGTERFEMSETEDAREIVDLRTGMWRLMVEAIIEGMKDGSIRSDLDPVELSIYIHTLAINSLNLDLTSRMVLEARKIGRDRFWRDLEIFLESALKNQKPESGDS; translated from the coding sequence ATGGCCCCGACTTCCAGGAGAGAACGTGAAAGGCAGAAAAGACAGATGCAGATAATAAGGGCTGCTGAGAAGGCATTCTTCGAGAGGGGCTACGACAATGTGACCATGGATGAAATAGCAGAAAGGGCGGAGGTAAACAAGGCACTCCTCTACTATTACTTCAAAAATAAGGAGGCCCTTTTCTTCGCCGTTAACCTCTACGGTGTAAGAATACTCCACAAGATGTACTCAGAATGTTCAGAACTTGAAACAGACGGTTACGGCAAGGTTAAGGCCATGGTGGACGCCCTTTACAGATTCTCAAAGGAACACCCTGACTACTTCAGGATATACTGCTACAGTGGCACAGAAAGATTTGAGATGAGCGAAACTGAGGATGCAAGGGAGATAGTGGATCTCCGTACAGGGATGTGGAGACTCATGGTTGAGGCAATCATAGAGGGTATGAAGGACGGCAGCATTCGCAGTGACCTCGACCCAGTTGAGCTATCCATATACATACATACACTGGCCATAAATTCCCTCAACCTCGACCTCACATCAAGGATGGTTCTTGAGGCTCGAAAAATCGGTAGGGACAGATTCTGGAGGGACCTTGAGATATTCCTTGAATCGGCCCTGAAAAATCAGAAGCCAGAAAGCGGAGACTCATGA
- the rpsJ gene encoding 30S ribosomal protein S10 codes for MHKARIKLTGTDPEKLAYVCDQLKKIAERTGVDMSGPIPLPTKRLVVPTRKSPDGEGTATWEKWEMRIHKRLVGIEADERAMRQVMKVNVPDNVSIEIELKS; via the coding sequence ATGCACAAAGCAAGGATTAAACTCACAGGGACAGACCCTGAAAAACTGGCATACGTCTGTGACCAGCTGAAGAAGATCGCTGAGAGGACAGGCGTGGACATGTCAGGCCCAATACCCCTCCCAACCAAGAGGCTTGTTGTCCCAACAAGGAAATCACCTGATGGTGAGGGAACCGCAACCTGGGAGAAATGGGAGATGAGGATCCACAAGAGACTTGTGGGTATAGAGGCCGATGAAAGGGCAATGCGTCAGGTCATGAAGGTCAATGTACCTGACAACGTCAGCATAGAAATAGAACTCAAGAGTTAA
- a CDS encoding TIGR00288 family NYN domain-containing protein → MNMDDEANFVIIDNSQEDKKNLGLLVDGPNMLRKEFCSDLDFVKNLLVDRGNLRVGKVLLNQYASDKLIEAVVNQGFSPMIVAGDVDVQLAVEAFELIHNPHIDVVALMTRNADFLPLINIAKENGKETLVIGAEPGFSIALQNSADDSIKLIGEGV, encoded by the coding sequence ATGAATATGGATGATGAAGCTAACTTCGTGATAATAGACAACAGCCAGGAAGATAAAAAGAATCTTGGACTCCTTGTGGATGGTCCAAACATGCTCAGAAAGGAATTCTGCTCAGACCTTGACTTTGTTAAGAACCTTCTGGTTGACAGGGGAAACCTCAGGGTGGGTAAGGTCCTCCTCAATCAGTACGCCTCAGATAAACTCATCGAGGCAGTTGTAAACCAGGGCTTTTCTCCCATGATAGTCGCAGGGGACGTGGATGTCCAGCTTGCAGTGGAGGCCTTTGAACTCATACATAACCCCCACATTGATGTGGTTGCACTGATGACCCGTAATGCAGATTTCCTCCCCCTAATAAACATAGCAAAGGAGAACGGGAAGGAAACCCTTGTTATAGGTGCAGAGCCCGGGTTCAGCATAGCACTCCAGAACTCGGCAGATGACTCCATAAAACTCATAGGTGAAGGTGTCTGA
- the mtrA gene encoding tetrahydromethanopterin S-methyltransferase subunit A — protein MVDKKVDKKPVPEDWPHIVGDYVVGDAESPVAVVTLGSHMEDEPVRAGAAISGPLHTENLGIEKVVGNVIANPNLRFLLVCGAEVMGHITGQTMKALHSNGVDGETGRIIGATGAIPYIENMPDEAIERFRRQVELVDMVDVEDPAAIRERIGECVVHDSGAIDEEPLILRPSEDLNKNKPDENT, from the coding sequence ATGGTTGACAAGAAGGTTGACAAGAAACCGGTACCCGAGGACTGGCCCCACATAGTTGGGGACTATGTGGTTGGTGATGCCGAAAGTCCGGTTGCGGTTGTCACCCTCGGGTCCCACATGGAAGATGAGCCTGTAAGGGCAGGCGCAGCGATTTCAGGTCCACTGCACACAGAGAACCTTGGAATAGAGAAGGTCGTTGGTAATGTAATTGCAAACCCCAACCTCAGATTCCTTCTTGTATGCGGTGCGGAGGTCATGGGTCACATCACTGGTCAGACCATGAAGGCCCTCCACAGCAATGGGGTTGATGGAGAAACCGGGAGGATAATCGGGGCCACCGGTGCCATCCCCTACATAGAGAACATGCCTGATGAGGCCATAGAGAGGTTCCGAAGGCAGGTGGAACTTGTTGACATGGTAGATGTTGAGGATCCCGCTGCAATAAGAGAAAGAATAGGGGAGTGTGTGGTGCATGACTCAGGGGCAATTGATGAGGAGCCCCTCATTTTAAGGCCTTCTGAGGATCTGAATAAAAATAAACCCGATGAAAACACCTGA
- a CDS encoding universal stress protein, producing MVYRRILIPTDGSDDARKATEHAFRIAEMSGADILGISVVDTSYRKVWDEDISRRIERILRKQSEKAISILKDEFSSMQENGRMKECKLDTQILEGNPAEVILETMEDEDVDLVVMGSSGKHGLDRIISGSITRKVLKSAETPILVVG from the coding sequence ATGGTGTACCGGAGAATACTGATACCCACAGATGGCTCAGATGACGCCAGGAAGGCAACAGAACACGCATTCAGAATTGCAGAGATGAGCGGTGCAGATATCCTCGGGATAAGTGTAGTTGACACATCCTACAGGAAGGTCTGGGATGAGGATATCAGCAGGCGCATTGAAAGGATACTCAGAAAACAGTCAGAGAAGGCAATATCCATCCTCAAGGACGAATTTTCATCAATGCAGGAAAATGGTAGGATGAAGGAGTGCAAACTAGATACCCAGATACTTGAGGGCAACCCTGCAGAGGTTATCCTCGAGACAATGGAGGATGAGGATGTGGACCTGGTCGTCATGGGCAGTTCAGGTAAACACGGCCTCGACCGCATAATATCAGGAAGCATAACGCGTAAGGTTCTTAAATCTGCAGAAACCCCCATACTGGTGGTTGGGTAA
- a CDS encoding transcriptional regulator: MIGKKTLSDEKLALITFSGPLSKTGEIIEDVMEFISSEDLEIAGDPVVIFYTSPLKDDGRYDAGIPIKGESEGAGDIKIVTIPEHTVIFKEYTENRNEAYEELIAYTEENGIDIIGAPREIYHEKVREIQFPVIL, translated from the coding sequence ATGATAGGAAAAAAGACATTAAGTGATGAGAAACTGGCGCTTATAACCTTCAGCGGACCCTTAAGCAAAACCGGTGAAATCATTGAAGATGTGATGGAATTCATCTCATCAGAGGACCTTGAAATAGCAGGTGACCCGGTGGTGATATTCTACACAAGCCCCCTCAAGGATGATGGCCGGTATGATGCCGGAATACCCATAAAGGGCGAATCAGAGGGTGCCGGTGACATTAAAATTGTTACGATCCCCGAACACACCGTCATATTTAAAGAATACACTGAAAACCGGAATGAAGCCTATGAGGAGCTCATAGCTTACACAGAGGAGAACGGAATTGACATAATAGGGGCGCCACGGGAGATATACCATGAAAAGGTAAGGGAAATACAGTTCCCTGTTATACTATAG
- the tuf gene encoding translation elongation factor EF-1 subunit alpha encodes MAKEKEHMNLAFIGHVDHGKSTLVGHLLLQAGAIAEQQLADGEDKFRFVMDRLSEERERGVTIDLAHAKFETDKYEFTIVDCPGHRDFVKNMITGASQADAAVLVVAVDDGVMPQTKEHVFLSRTLGINQLIVAINKMDLVNYDEEKFNALKDEVAALIKTVGYKPSDVEFIPLSAFEGDNITTKSDNTAWYKGKTLVEALDELEAPEKPVDLPLRIPIQDVYSITGVGTVPVGRVETGTLKKGENVIFEPAGVSGEVKSIEMHHEMIDQAEPGDNIGFNVRGVGKNDIRRGDVAGHLDNPPKVAKEFTAQIVVLQHPGVITVGYTPVFHCHTAQVACTFLELVQKMNPATGQVEEENPDFLKTGNAAVVKVKPTKPLVIEKIKDIPHMGRFAIRDMGQTVAAGMCIDLVPAK; translated from the coding sequence ATGGCTAAAGAAAAAGAACACATGAACCTGGCGTTTATTGGACACGTAGACCACGGAAAATCCACACTAGTGGGACACCTGCTCCTCCAGGCAGGGGCAATCGCCGAGCAGCAGCTGGCTGACGGTGAGGACAAGTTCAGGTTCGTCATGGACAGGCTCTCCGAAGAAAGGGAAAGGGGAGTTACAATCGACCTTGCACACGCAAAATTCGAAACAGACAAGTATGAGTTCACCATCGTGGACTGCCCTGGACACCGTGACTTCGTTAAGAACATGATTACAGGTGCATCCCAGGCAGACGCCGCAGTCCTTGTGGTGGCAGTTGACGACGGTGTAATGCCCCAGACCAAGGAGCACGTCTTCCTATCAAGGACACTGGGTATAAACCAGCTCATAGTGGCCATCAACAAGATGGACCTCGTTAACTACGACGAAGAAAAATTCAACGCCCTCAAGGATGAGGTTGCAGCCCTCATCAAAACAGTTGGTTACAAGCCAAGCGACGTTGAATTCATACCACTCTCAGCCTTCGAGGGTGACAACATAACAACCAAGAGCGACAACACAGCATGGTACAAGGGTAAAACACTCGTTGAAGCACTAGACGAACTTGAAGCACCTGAAAAACCTGTGGACCTTCCACTGAGGATACCCATACAGGACGTCTACTCCATCACAGGTGTGGGTACAGTTCCTGTTGGACGTGTGGAGACAGGTACACTCAAGAAGGGTGAAAACGTCATATTTGAACCAGCAGGTGTCAGTGGAGAGGTCAAGTCCATCGAGATGCACCACGAGATGATCGACCAGGCAGAGCCCGGTGACAACATAGGTTTCAACGTAAGGGGTGTCGGTAAAAACGACATCAGAAGGGGAGACGTTGCAGGACACCTGGACAACCCACCAAAGGTTGCCAAGGAGTTCACAGCACAGATCGTCGTTCTTCAGCACCCTGGTGTCATAACAGTCGGTTACACACCTGTATTCCACTGCCACACAGCACAGGTTGCCTGCACATTCCTTGAACTTGTGCAGAAAATGAACCCTGCAACAGGTCAGGTTGAAGAGGAAAACCCTGACTTCCTCAAAACAGGTAACGCTGCTGTCGTGAAGGTCAAACCAACCAAGCCACTGGTCATTGAAAAGATAAAGGACATCCCACACATGGGAAGGTTCGCCATAAGGGACATGGGACAGACAGTGGCTGCTGGAATGTGTATAGACCTTGTACCAGCAAAATAA
- a CDS encoding NTPase, which yields MKILITGRPGSGKSTLIERIKDYLELSGLSTGGIFTPEVREGSSRVGFEVVDIKSGRRGLLASVDSRGPRVGRYGVNVEVIDEIAVPAIMRALKEDDCVLIDEIAPMELKSEGFRRAVEEALDSEVPVVAAVHRKLVQSIRKRGDIRVFVVAPESRDHVYRRIIDLLGD from the coding sequence GTGAAGATTTTAATAACAGGAAGGCCTGGAAGCGGGAAGAGCACCCTTATTGAGAGAATAAAGGATTACCTGGAACTTTCGGGTCTTTCTACTGGGGGCATATTCACCCCGGAGGTGAGGGAGGGTTCATCAAGGGTTGGCTTTGAGGTTGTGGATATAAAATCAGGTAGAAGGGGTCTTCTTGCCTCGGTGGATAGCAGGGGGCCGCGGGTTGGAAGGTACGGTGTGAACGTTGAGGTTATTGATGAAATCGCTGTTCCAGCGATAATGAGGGCGCTGAAAGAGGACGACTGTGTCCTGATAGATGAGATAGCCCCAATGGAACTTAAGAGTGAGGGGTTCAGGAGGGCTGTGGAGGAGGCGCTGGATTCAGAAGTTCCTGTGGTTGCAGCGGTCCACAGAAAACTTGTTCAAAGTATAAGAAAGAGGGGTGACATAAGAGTATTTGTTGTGGCTCCTGAGAGCCGTGATCATGTTTATCGGAGGATCATTGATTTACTGGGTGATTGA